In one window of Microbacterium dextranolyticum DNA:
- a CDS encoding pyruvate carboxylase yields MFRKILVANRGEIAIRAFRAAVELGARTVAVFPWEDRGSLHRQKADESYEIGEQGHPVRAYLDVDEIIRVALASGADAIYPGYGFLSENPELAARAAENGIVFIGPPARALEMAGNKVTAKHHAIAAGVPVLRSTEASDDVDALVAQAEEIGFPIFVKAVAGGGGRGMRRVETAGELPPAIAEASREAAAAFGDGRVFLEQAVIRPRHIEVQVLADAAGETVHLFERDCSVQRRHQKVIEIAPAPNLDPAIRDALHAHAVAFARSIGYVNAGTVEFLLETAGPRTGEVVFIEMNPRIQVEHTVTEEVTDVDLVQSQIRIAAGETLADLGLHQNDIHLRGAALQCRITTEDPSQGFRPDTGRITTYRSPGGAGIRLDGGTTAAGSQISPHFDSMLAKLTCRGRDFPAAVARARRALAEFRIRGVSTNIPFLRAVLDDAAFTAGDVSTSFIDERPELLTRNPSRDRATKLLKWLADVTVNQPYGEKPLSVSPGSKLPAIDLSSPPPRGGRDLLRELGPAGFAQALRAQTALAVTETTFRDAHQSLLATRVRTRDLVRVGPHVARMTPQLLSVEAWGGATYDVALRFLAEDPWERLEALRDAMPNIPIQMLLRGRNTVGYTPRPTAVTDAFVTEAAATGVDIFRIFDALNDIDQMVPAISAVLETGTAVAEVALCYTGDLLDPAETLYTLDYYLGLAERIVDSGAHILAIKDMAGLLRPAAAARLVGALRERFDLPVHVHTHDTAGGQLATLLAASAAGADAVDAAAAPLAGTTSQPSLSSLVAALAHTDRDTGLDLDAVGALEPYWEAVRHLYRPFESGLPGPTGRVYHHEIPGGQLSNLRQQAIALGLADDFERIEDMYAAADRILGRIPKVTPSSKVVGDLALALVAANADPADFEQNPQAYDIPDSVVGFMAGELGDLPGGWPEPFRSKVLAGREVTIEIPALTPDEREGLAGDAATRRQTLNRLLFPGPATEFEAMRAAYGDLSALGTPDYFYGLKPGEEHVAEIDPGVQLYVGLEAIGEPDAAGMRTVMTTLNGQLRPVFVRDRSIAVESRQVEKADTSRPGQVAAPFSGVVTLKAQVGDRVQAGHAVASIEAMKMEAAITAPVDGVVERLAVSATASVEAGDLLLVIRPAD; encoded by the coding sequence ATGTTCCGAAAGATCCTGGTCGCGAACCGTGGCGAGATCGCCATCCGCGCCTTCCGCGCCGCCGTCGAGCTCGGTGCCCGCACCGTCGCCGTCTTCCCCTGGGAGGACCGCGGGTCGCTGCATCGGCAGAAAGCGGACGAATCCTACGAGATCGGCGAGCAGGGGCATCCCGTCCGTGCCTACCTCGACGTCGACGAGATCATCCGTGTGGCACTGGCCTCGGGAGCCGACGCGATCTACCCGGGCTACGGATTCCTCTCCGAGAATCCCGAGCTCGCGGCCCGCGCCGCCGAGAACGGCATCGTCTTCATCGGGCCGCCCGCCCGGGCACTCGAGATGGCCGGCAACAAGGTGACCGCGAAGCACCACGCGATCGCCGCGGGCGTGCCGGTGCTGCGCTCGACCGAGGCGTCCGACGACGTCGACGCGCTCGTCGCGCAGGCCGAAGAGATCGGATTCCCGATCTTCGTCAAGGCCGTCGCGGGCGGCGGCGGGCGAGGCATGCGACGCGTCGAGACCGCGGGGGAGCTGCCGCCCGCGATCGCGGAGGCCTCTCGTGAGGCCGCGGCCGCCTTCGGCGACGGACGGGTCTTCCTCGAGCAGGCCGTGATCCGTCCCCGCCACATCGAGGTGCAGGTGCTCGCGGATGCCGCGGGCGAGACCGTGCACCTGTTCGAGCGCGACTGCTCCGTCCAGCGACGGCATCAGAAGGTCATCGAGATCGCGCCCGCCCCGAACCTCGATCCTGCGATCCGTGACGCGCTGCACGCGCACGCGGTCGCCTTCGCGCGCTCGATCGGCTACGTGAACGCGGGCACCGTGGAGTTCCTGCTCGAGACCGCCGGCCCGCGCACCGGCGAGGTCGTGTTCATCGAGATGAACCCCCGCATCCAGGTCGAACACACGGTCACCGAAGAGGTCACCGATGTCGATCTGGTGCAGTCCCAGATCCGCATCGCCGCGGGCGAGACCCTCGCCGATCTCGGCCTGCATCAGAACGACATCCACCTGCGCGGCGCGGCCCTGCAGTGCCGCATCACGACGGAGGACCCGTCGCAGGGGTTCCGGCCCGACACGGGGCGGATCACCACCTACCGGTCGCCGGGCGGGGCAGGCATTCGTCTGGACGGCGGCACGACTGCCGCGGGATCGCAGATCAGCCCGCACTTCGATTCGATGCTCGCCAAGCTCACCTGCCGCGGACGCGACTTCCCGGCGGCGGTCGCCCGCGCCCGCAGGGCGCTGGCCGAGTTCCGCATCCGCGGCGTCTCGACGAACATCCCGTTCCTGCGCGCCGTCCTCGACGACGCGGCGTTCACGGCCGGCGATGTGTCGACCTCGTTCATCGACGAGCGCCCCGAGCTGCTGACGCGCAACCCGTCGCGCGACCGGGCGACGAAGCTGCTCAAGTGGCTCGCCGACGTGACGGTGAACCAGCCGTACGGCGAAAAGCCGCTCTCGGTGTCGCCGGGCAGCAAGCTGCCCGCGATCGACCTGTCCTCGCCGCCGCCGCGCGGCGGTCGCGATCTGCTGCGCGAACTCGGCCCGGCCGGCTTCGCTCAGGCTCTGCGAGCCCAGACCGCGCTCGCCGTGACCGAGACGACCTTCCGCGACGCGCATCAGTCGCTGTTGGCGACCCGTGTGCGCACGCGCGACCTCGTCCGGGTCGGTCCGCACGTGGCCCGCATGACGCCGCAGCTGCTGTCGGTCGAGGCCTGGGGTGGAGCGACGTACGACGTCGCGTTGCGTTTCCTCGCCGAGGATCCGTGGGAGCGGCTGGAGGCCCTCCGCGACGCGATGCCGAACATCCCGATCCAGATGCTGCTGCGCGGTCGGAACACGGTCGGCTACACGCCGCGGCCGACGGCTGTCACCGACGCCTTCGTGACGGAGGCGGCGGCGACCGGCGTCGACATCTTCCGCATCTTCGACGCCCTCAACGACATCGATCAGATGGTCCCCGCGATCTCGGCCGTGCTCGAGACCGGCACGGCCGTCGCCGAAGTGGCGCTGTGTTACACCGGCGACCTGCTCGATCCGGCCGAGACCCTGTACACGCTCGACTACTACCTGGGGCTGGCGGAGCGCATCGTCGACAGCGGCGCGCACATCCTCGCGATCAAGGACATGGCGGGGCTGCTGCGGCCCGCCGCGGCGGCGCGCCTGGTCGGAGCGCTCCGCGAGAGGTTCGACCTCCCGGTCCACGTGCACACCCACGACACCGCGGGCGGTCAACTCGCCACGCTGCTCGCCGCCAGCGCGGCCGGTGCCGATGCGGTGGATGCCGCCGCCGCGCCGCTGGCCGGAACGACGAGCCAGCCCTCGCTGTCGAGCCTCGTCGCCGCCCTCGCACACACCGACCGTGACACGGGGCTCGACCTCGACGCCGTCGGCGCGCTGGAGCCCTACTGGGAGGCCGTGCGTCACCTGTACCGGCCGTTCGAGTCGGGACTGCCGGGCCCCACGGGGCGCGTGTACCACCACGAGATCCCCGGTGGACAGCTGTCGAACCTGCGCCAGCAGGCGATCGCCCTGGGGCTTGCCGACGACTTCGAACGCATCGAGGACATGTATGCGGCCGCCGACCGGATCCTCGGGCGGATCCCGAAAGTGACCCCGTCGTCGAAGGTCGTCGGCGACCTGGCGCTCGCCCTCGTCGCCGCGAACGCCGACCCGGCCGACTTCGAGCAGAATCCGCAGGCGTACGACATCCCCGACTCGGTCGTCGGCTTCATGGCGGGCGAGCTCGGCGATCTGCCGGGCGGATGGCCCGAGCCGTTCCGTAGCAAGGTGCTCGCCGGGCGCGAAGTCACGATCGAGATCCCGGCGCTCACACCCGACGAGCGGGAGGGGCTCGCCGGCGATGCGGCGACGCGCCGGCAGACGCTCAACCGGCTGCTGTTCCCGGGGCCGGCCACCGAGTTCGAGGCCATGCGCGCCGCGTACGGCGATCTGTCCGCGCTCGGCACCCCCGACTACTTCTACGGTCTCAAGCCCGGCGAGGAGCACGTCGCCGAGATCGATCCCGGCGTGCAGCTCTACGTCGGCCTCGAGGCGATCGGTGAGCCGGATGCCGCGGGTATGCGCACCGTCATGACGACCCTCAACGGCCAGCTGCGACCCGTGTTCGTGCGTGACCGCAGCATCGCCGTCGAATCCCGCCAGGTCGAGAAGGCCGACACCTCCCGGCCCGGCCAGGTCGCCGCGCCCTTCTCGGGCGTCGTGACCCTCAAGGCGCAGGTCGGTGACCGAGTCCAGGCCGGACACGCGGTGGCATCCATCGAGGCGATGAAGATGGAAGCGGCCATCACGGCACCCGTCGACGGGGTCGTGGAGAGGCTCGCCGTCTCCGCGACGGCATCCGTCGAGGCGGGGGACCTTTTGCTGGTCATCCGACCCGCCGACTAG